One region of Juglans regia cultivar Chandler chromosome 4, Walnut 2.0, whole genome shotgun sequence genomic DNA includes:
- the LOC108989996 gene encoding binder of USO1 and GRH1 protein 1 isoform X8 — translation MEEEMKKKRNKKKKRKQSKATEDIAVDAGETASLDQNHESNGQDDNGQVSETADAHNDVQNINVDPNGRLPNGTEGASLEETVKELQKENESHIKKEATLEEAIKQLQQKNHSYVQKEASLEETVKVLQNENEWHIKKEATLEETVKQLQQKNHYYVQKEATLEETVNRLQHECHSYIQKENSTKETLANLHGDAAKLQAQVVELEEFRSNLLQENQRLMDNISGLQSQIQNLERSTSSTSSSVDLKMHGSEHEDLNSQMEAALALVEKLMTENAELVEKVNELYVELDQRITTDGLPSATGSIQMFETTETASVDPISESNEDLSLAGKKLESVKIVPMKIENIGSDNVDVEHAAVIPISLESEETGEIVQISMDDNEIRDKELQAANNDEKTAVPLSDAPLVGAPFRLISFVTRYVSGADLVNKNSSH, via the exons ATGGAagaggagatgaagaagaagagaaacaagaaaaagaaaaggaagcagAGCAAAGCCACGGAAGATATCGCGGTCGATGCTGGAGAAACAGCTTCTTTGGACCAGAATCATGAGAGTAATGGACAGGATGATAATGGTCAAGTTTCTGAGACTGCAGATGCTCATAATGATGTGCAAAATATAAATGTGGATCCCAATGGTCGTCTCCCCAACGGCACAGAAGGG gcTTCCTTGGAAGAGACGGTCAAAGAGTTACAGAAAGAAAATGAGTCACATATCAAAAAAGAG GCTACCTTAGAAGAGGCAATCAAAcaactacaacaaaaaaatcattcttaCGTACAGAAAGAG gcTTCCTTGGAAGAGACAGTCAAAGTGTTGCAGAATGAAAATGAGTGGCATATAAAAAAAGAG GCTACCTTAGAAGAGACAGTCaaacaattacaacaaaaaaatcattattacgTACAGAAAGAG GCTACCTTAGAAGAGACAGTCAATCGATTACAACACGAATGCCATTCATACATACAGAAAGAG AATTCAACCAAAGAAACACTTGCAAACCTGCATGGTGATGCTGCTAAACTACAGGCACAG GTGGTGGAGTTGGAAGAATTCAGAAGCAATCTCCTCCAAGAAAACCAACGACTGATGGACAACATATCTGGTTTGCAGTCACAAATCCAGAACCTTGAGAGGAGTACCTCATCTACCAGCTCATCAGTTGACCTCAAAATG CATGGTTCTGAGCACGAGGACTTGAACTCTCAGATGGAAGCAGCGCTTGCACTGGTTGAAAAATTGATGACAGAAAATGCAGAGCTCGTTGAGAAG GTGAACGAGTTGTATGTTGAGCTTGATCAACGAATTACAACAGATGGGCTTCCTTCAGCGACTGGGTCTATTCAGATGTTTGAGACCACTGAAACTGCCAGTGTTGACCCCATATCGGAATCCAATGAAGATTTGTCTCTAGCAGGCAAGAAGTTGGAGTCAGTCAAGATTGTTCCAATGAAGATTGAAAATATTGGGAGTGATAATGTGGATGTTGAGCATGCTGCTGTGATCCCCATCTCTTTAGAATCTGAAGAAACTGGAGAAATTGTGCAAATTTCAATGGATGACAACGAAATTCGGGATAAAGAGTTGCAGGCTGccaataatgatgaaaaaacTGCTGTACCCCTTTCAGACGCTCCCCTGGTTGGTGCTCCTTTTCGGTTAATATCTTTTGTTACTAGATATGTTAGTGGCGCAGACTTGGTCAACAAAAACTCTAGCCATTAG